The genomic region TGACATAAAGGCAGATATgcataaagaaaaagaaaaaaaaaaatttgacgTTCCGCATATCTGCACATATCTACAACACATACGGTTTGTACATATGCGTGTAAATACAGGTGCAAAACATGCAGCGCTATAGCATTACAGTATTacgaaataatatatgcGCGTATAGTGAAAGACAAATAGGGTACGAATGAAAGTAGCAATTGTGAATATTTATACGCATGGGATGTATACCCAACGAGtggcatacatatatgtgcatatatatatatatatatgtatacaagtAAACATGTACGTTCATATGCCTAtcaaatatatgattatgcATGGGaaacttaaaaaatgaaggaaaaaTGCAGAACAAGCGTAACATGATAAGTAGGTCCTCAAAAATGCGCAAAGTATGTATAGATTAAGTAGTAATGTCCATAGTAATGGTCATATTAATGGACAAGGCAATTCCTATAGTAATGACCTATGGTAATAATGGTAAGGATAATGATAAAACGACAGATTGTGCGTGTTTTTATTGCATTGGTTTATTTTTACTAGCCAAAGAAACGACAGCCGCCGTAATGGCCGCTCCTTTTCCTGACCCATCATCAGCtggaataataattaaattttctgCCTTATCAGCTAAAATGAGCTTTAAGTGTTCTTGTAGCCTTTTACAATACCAAGCATTCTTAACAAATAATGAGCCATCGACACCACACGAAAATTTCGAATGctcaataatttttattctttttgcAATGGCAGCTATAGCAGCTGCAGCTAAGGCAGCTGAACGGTTATAGACTGCTTCACAAATTTTTCTTAAGgcatatatttgttcatCCGTAAGGTCTATATCCCACATATTTTTAGCAACTTTTCTACTTTCTTCGAAATTTGGGGAGGTATCATTTAGTACTACACTACCAGATTCTGAATTGAAGCTATCATTATTCCACATCTTACTAGAGGAATCACTTTGTAATACATTCACCATAAACCTTCTTACAATTTCCCCTAAGTATGCACCTGATATCATTTTTTCAAACAACTGTCTACTTCTATTTGCTGAATACCAATCCATAACTAAATCAATTGGAGATAAAGGTAAATCTTTATCAAAATTACCTAAttctatattaataattttacctgcatatttatattttttccaatcGGGTTCATAATAACAACCATTAGAACCTGTACCTAAAATGATTCCAATATAACAAGGGGGTGtaccttttcctttttgatATGCACAGGACATAAGAGTACCTACTGCATCATTAACTACACAACATATTCTTGCTGGGACCTCAGACCTTACAAAGGCATCATTCATTAGTTTACATACATCCCGACCTTCCACTGGATCATTAGTAGCTCTACCTGTTTCAAATCCTTTTGTCCAATCAATCAAAATAGAACAATTGATTGATGGGGATGTACATGGAAAGGAAAATGTAAAACCAACATGTTTTTCCTCCTTATTATCTATATCATTAAATTCAgccataatatattttatccttTCTGCAAAATGGTCAAATAATTGAGAAGCTGTAGCTTGTTTATCTAGTAATCCTTTTTCATGTGAAAAGGAACCAGTAAATTTCAAACTATACGTTTCTTGATCTCTcttaatttttccatttccaTCTAAAGATGCTCTGACGGCTCTAAAATTTGTACCACCAAAATCTATGGCATAATAAGTTCCTTTTTCTTGACCTGTTGGAATATCACATATACATGAATCCAACATTTTAAAACTACATTCATGGGGTATCCATAAATTTGGGTGCCTACGGTGTGCTTCTAACCCCTTCTTTAATTCATATACGAAATTGTCTACAAACTCTTCTAAGGTAAAATATGATATTCGTAACTGATTcacaaatttatttattctttccaACAGCTCCTGATTAACTGGTATATCGCACTTTATGGTATCTAATTTGTAGTATGCAGAATCATCTTTCTCTATGTTGTACTCACTCATTTTGGGGTATCCcttgtgtatttatatatctgtatatttatgtattccTAAGTATCTTTctaaataatactatattatactatattttctatactatactatattttctatactatactatattattctatactatactatattattctatactatactatattattatataaaatactatgttattttatattatactatattattatataatactatGATATtctatacttttatatacttttttgttcttttctgtactctttcttattttgcccttttttgtacattctttttttttttttttttttttggcgtcaaaaaattgtttttgtCAGGTTTCGGCGGGGGTAAATCATACGCGCGTTGGTACAAATGTAAacgtatgtaaatatttatgcacGTATttatacctatatatattatttctatatagctaaatgtatatgtatatttaacaCAATTTTATACGTCTTAGCTATAATTCATGTAAACTATTTTTAATGCtgaaatgaaaaggaaaataattgaattaaaaatgtactcAGCAAAATATAAGTACGTAACAGCTAAGTAGTTGTTTGGTTTGGACTTTACATTTCCTTTGACATTTACGTTTGTAATTTGCTTCTACTACTTACTACAATTACATTTGCACTTACATTTGTATTAATGTTTCTGtttgcataaaatataaacactTTAACCTCTAAAATTACTTCACGAagatgtatgtatttatttttgcataattattaaaaagcgTTAATAACTCGGCAATTATGTATAGCAggcacaaatatataaatatatatacatacaaatatgcatattatatatatatatatatacaaattttacataaaatatttcaatattcCAGCAAAaattatgtgcatatattataaatacaaataaaattattattataaaaatgtacaacAACGAAtggaagagaaaaataaaacattgaAATGAAGGTagttaaaaaatgtacataaacTAAAAGGAAATCATAgcgtaaaaattatttattaaaaaaattgttacctttaaaatattgcaattgtatacttaaaatatatatatgcatatatattatatataatatacgtatcatgtatatattacataaggatatatgtatttctgtaaatttatatgtatttatatttatatatttttatttttcttaaatgaatgcgaaaaaaaaaaaaaaaaaatcaaatatgCACGGATGTTCAAGCGTACGAAGGAAAAAATACGCATTTGcgaataaagatatatacaaataataaaataataaaataataaaataaaaaaatgacaaattataaagagaaatatacatttagctaagacaacaaaaaatatttaaaagattaagaaaaaaaaaaaatttatgaaaaaaggtTTAGTAATTTAggaaatattacatttaaaaatattattatctcTCATAATTCATtgggaaaaagaaaattttgaaaagaaaatgaaaaaacaaatatatattttttattgtaaccCCCAAAACGcgaattataaatatgtaaaaaaagtataatatattgtgtgaaaaatacattaacTGTACTGCCAATGAATCATTTTAagtacatacaaatatggaaaaaaaaaaaaaattaaaattgcaAAATTAGTAcactttattataaaaaaaataataaaaattataacttgtcaaaatgtgaaaaagaggaattttttttatattttttttgtggtAAACATGTTTAACCTTGTGCAGtgttttatgtgtatatctaaaaagtaatatatgtttttatattatgtataaacatgtatagtgtatatattttacaatgcttagcattataattaaattggCAAACAACGAAAAAATTGCGTAgttatacttttaattacAGAAATATGATACTGCGAATATGTTATTATGTAATTCCACAAGATacaattttgttttgttttgttttgttttgtttcattttgtattgtttcattttgttttgtttcattttgttttgttttgttttgttttgattcattttgttttgatttattttgtttagttttattttgttttgtttcactttgttttgttttattttgttttgtttcattttgttttgttatattttgttttgtttcattttgttttgttatatattgttttgtttcattttgttttgttatattttgtttgtttattttgttttgttatattttgttttgtttcattttgttttgttatattttgttttgtttcattttgttttgttttattttgttttattttgttttgtttcattttgttttgttatattttgttttgtttcattttgttttgttatattttgttttgtttcattttgttttgttatattttgttttgtttcattttg from Plasmodium malariae genome assembly, chromosome: 11 harbors:
- the PmUG01_11039600 gene encoding hexokinase, putative, which translates into the protein MSEYNIEKDDSAYYKLDTIKCDIPVNQELLERINKFVNQLRISYFTLEEFVDNFVYELKKGLEAHRRHPNLWIPHECSFKMLDSCICDIPTGQEKGTYYAIDFGGTNFRAVRASLDGNGKIKRDQETYSLKFTGSFSHEKGLLDKQATASQLFDHFAERIKYIMAEFNDIDNKEEKHVGFTFSFPCTSPSINCSILIDWTKGFETGRATNDPVEGRDVCKLMNDAFVRSEVPARICCVVNDAVGTLMSCAYQKGKGTPPCYIGIILGTGSNGCYYEPDWKKYKYAGKIINIELGNFDKDLPLSPIDLVMDWYSANRSRQLFEKMISGAYLGEIVRRFMVNVLQSDSSSKMWNNDSFNSESGSVVLNDTSPNFEESRKVAKNMWDIDLTDEQIYALRKICEAVYNRSAALAAAAIAAIAKRIKIIEHSKFSCGVDGSLFVKNAWYCKRLQEHLKLILADKAENLIIIPADDGSGKGAAITAAVVSLASKNKPMQ